One region of Maribacter dokdonensis DSW-8 genomic DNA includes:
- the trxB gene encoding thioredoxin-disulfide reductase, whose product MSDKIERVKTLIIGSGPAGYTAAIYAARADLKPVMYTGMEPGGQLTTTTEVDNFPGYPEGIDGPTMMVQLQQQAERFGTEVRIGMITSVEFSKEKGGIHKVVADNDKEIEAETVIISTGASAKYLNLPSEQRLRGGGVSACAVCDGFFYKGQDVAIVGAGDTAAEEASYLANICNKVTMLVRRDEMRASKAMQHRVNSIKNIEVRYNTEVDEVLGEQVVEGLRMVNNQTGEKEEIAITGLFIAIGHKPNTDIFKGQLDMDETGYLITKGKSTMTNLPGVFASGDAQDKEYRQAVTAAGTGCMAALDAERYLASIGSVEEAVADKY is encoded by the coding sequence ATGTCTGATAAAATAGAACGTGTAAAAACATTGATTATAGGGTCTGGACCTGCAGGTTATACAGCAGCAATATATGCTGCACGTGCAGATTTAAAGCCTGTTATGTACACAGGAATGGAACCTGGAGGTCAATTGACCACCACGACTGAAGTTGATAATTTTCCGGGATATCCAGAGGGTATAGACGGTCCTACTATGATGGTACAGTTGCAACAACAAGCAGAACGCTTTGGTACAGAGGTTAGAATTGGTATGATTACTTCTGTAGAGTTTTCAAAAGAAAAAGGCGGTATTCATAAGGTTGTCGCAGATAATGATAAGGAAATTGAGGCTGAAACTGTTATTATTTCAACAGGGGCTTCCGCTAAATACTTAAACTTGCCAAGTGAGCAACGCTTACGTGGTGGTGGAGTATCCGCATGTGCCGTTTGTGACGGTTTCTTCTATAAGGGACAGGACGTTGCAATTGTTGGTGCAGGGGATACTGCGGCAGAGGAGGCTTCTTATTTGGCCAATATCTGTAATAAAGTAACTATGTTGGTACGTAGAGATGAAATGAGAGCTTCTAAAGCTATGCAACATAGGGTAAACAGTATCAAGAATATTGAGGTACGTTACAATACTGAGGTTGATGAGGTTTTGGGTGAGCAAGTTGTAGAAGGTTTACGTATGGTGAACAATCAGACTGGTGAAAAGGAAGAAATTGCAATTACCGGTCTTTTCATTGCTATTGGGCATAAACCTAATACAGATATCTTTAAAGGTCAATTGGATATGGATGAAACGGGTTACCTAATTACCAAAGGTAAGTCTACGATGACCAATTTACCAGGGGTATTCGCTAGTGGCGATGCTCAGGATAAGGAATATAGACAAGCTGTTACAGCTGCTGGAACCGGTTGTATGGCAGCGCTAGATGCTGAACGCTATTTAGCCTCTATTGGTTCTGTTGAAGAAGCAGTAGCCGATAAATATTAA
- a CDS encoding pyridoxal phosphate-dependent aminotransferase family protein, whose protein sequence is MLTINEFPGRTITKDGKEHLYFGGTSYLGLQTNEEFQSLFINNIKKYGTSYSASRKSNIKISIFDEIESYLRELTGSEACVTMSSGYLAGQLVCDYFSNINYSLYYAPNTHSALIRNQQKVFKNWQELEGAIHKNTGKTPVLFLDSIDFHGDNFPDYNFLKKLPLKDIILVVDDSHGIGITGEQGGGSYRYLQTLQPKELLASCSLGKGFGIQAGAIFGSNKTIENLKNTSFYGGASPATPASLATIKDANILISNKRKQLDQHIHLFLKTIVDPSLFVYAKGHPTFNFQNELLAQYLQENNIIVTNFRYPTENDSLMSRIVLSASHTQKDIISLCNILNTFPTQS, encoded by the coding sequence ATGCTTACTATTAATGAATTTCCAGGAAGGACGATAACCAAAGATGGTAAAGAACACCTCTATTTTGGAGGCACTTCTTATTTAGGACTTCAAACCAATGAAGAGTTTCAATCATTGTTCATTAATAACATCAAAAAATACGGCACATCCTATAGTGCTTCAAGAAAGTCTAATATTAAGATTTCTATTTTTGATGAGATTGAAAGCTATCTTAGAGAGCTAACAGGCAGCGAGGCTTGTGTTACCATGTCTTCCGGTTATTTGGCCGGGCAACTTGTATGTGACTATTTCAGTAATATCAACTACAGTTTGTATTATGCACCAAACACCCACTCGGCACTCATTAGAAATCAACAAAAAGTATTTAAAAACTGGCAAGAACTTGAAGGGGCTATTCATAAAAACACTGGCAAAACACCAGTCCTTTTTTTGGATAGTATTGATTTTCATGGCGACAATTTCCCTGACTACAACTTTCTTAAAAAACTACCGCTGAAGGATATCATTCTAGTAGTAGATGATTCTCATGGAATAGGAATTACAGGAGAGCAAGGTGGCGGAAGCTATCGTTATTTACAAACGTTACAGCCAAAGGAACTATTAGCTTCTTGCTCTTTAGGTAAAGGTTTTGGCATACAAGCAGGCGCCATTTTTGGGAGTAACAAAACAATAGAAAATTTGAAAAACACCTCATTTTATGGAGGTGCCAGCCCTGCCACTCCAGCATCATTAGCTACTATAAAAGATGCCAATATATTAATATCGAACAAAAGGAAACAACTGGATCAACATATCCATTTGTTTCTAAAAACTATCGTTGACCCTTCGCTATTTGTATATGCAAAAGGGCACCCTACCTTTAATTTTCAAAATGAATTACTCGCCCAATATTTACAAGAAAACAACATCATAGTTACAAATTTCAGGTATCCTACAGAAAACGATTCTTTAATGAGCCGTATAGTTTTAAGTGCTTCCCATACCCAAAAAGACATTATAAGTCTTTGCAATATTCTTAACACTTTCCCTACACAATCATAG
- a CDS encoding dipeptide epimerase, translating into MQVHLKKYILPLRHTFSISRESHDFQDTLIATLSLNGKTGYGEATANPYYKITVLSMTNEINAIASEIENFNFTTPELFHSFLVGKGLSNFAICALDLAAHDLYGKLQGKPLYKLWGTDNDHYPTTNYTIGIAPIEVMLAKMQEVPWPIYKIKLGTSDDVAIVRELREHTNAVFRIDANCAWTAEETIHNAPLLKDLGVEFLEQPLKADDWSGMEEVMHHSVLPVIADESCIVENDVEKCALHFNGINIKLTKCGGLTPALRMISKAKELGIKVMVGCMTESTVGISAIAQLIPQLDYVDMDGAMLLKSDIATGVQITDEGKVIFPNLAGSGVQLLD; encoded by the coding sequence ATGCAAGTACATCTAAAAAAATACATTTTACCCTTAAGGCACACCTTTAGCATATCACGGGAATCTCATGATTTTCAAGATACTTTAATAGCTACCTTATCCTTGAACGGTAAAACCGGTTACGGTGAAGCCACTGCTAACCCATATTATAAAATTACGGTTCTGAGCATGACCAATGAAATTAATGCCATAGCCTCAGAGATTGAAAATTTCAATTTTACCACACCTGAACTTTTTCACTCATTTTTGGTAGGTAAAGGCTTATCTAATTTTGCCATTTGTGCACTTGATCTGGCAGCTCATGATCTGTATGGAAAATTACAGGGAAAACCATTATATAAGTTATGGGGTACCGATAATGATCATTACCCTACCACAAATTATACTATTGGTATAGCTCCTATTGAAGTAATGCTCGCCAAAATGCAAGAAGTGCCATGGCCTATCTATAAAATTAAATTGGGTACAAGTGATGATGTTGCCATTGTTCGTGAGTTACGTGAACATACAAATGCCGTTTTTAGAATTGATGCCAATTGTGCGTGGACGGCAGAGGAAACCATACATAATGCTCCTTTATTAAAAGATTTAGGTGTAGAATTTTTAGAACAACCTTTAAAAGCGGACGACTGGTCTGGCATGGAAGAGGTTATGCACCACAGTGTGCTACCGGTAATTGCAGATGAAAGTTGCATTGTAGAAAACGACGTTGAAAAATGTGCACTGCATTTTAATGGTATAAATATTAAATTGACCAAATGTGGAGGCCTAACCCCTGCCCTACGTATGATTAGCAAGGCAAAAGAATTAGGTATTAAGGTAATGGTAGGCTGTATGACAGAATCTACCGTTGGTATTTCTGCAATAGCCCAACTAATTCCGCAATTGGATTATGTAGATATGGATGGCGCCATGTTGTTAAAAAGTGATATTGCCACTGGAGTTCAAATAACAGATGAAGGAAAAGTAATTTTTCCAAACTTAGCCGGTAGCGGTGTTCAACTTTTAGATTGA
- a CDS encoding head GIN domain-containing protein, whose translation MTTLVRITVAFVLALLLSSCGFDINFGTGEAGNGVVVEETREITEEFTEVSASEGLEVFISQGSDFDIAVEADENIIDLIGTDIKNGKLKIHCVENIGRATKKIFVTMPNVTGLYASSGAHLTTENKIKSDKLEIDASSGAILNAMVQANNMDIDASSGANISLEGNANEVYVDASSGSNVRANDLATSNANADASSGANISIDVKDNLTAEASSGGNISYKGDPTVQKNKSVSGSVHKY comes from the coding sequence ATGACAACATTAGTAAGAATAACAGTAGCTTTTGTTTTAGCCCTTTTACTTTCATCTTGTGGCTTTGACATCAATTTTGGAACTGGAGAAGCCGGCAACGGGGTAGTAGTAGAAGAAACTAGGGAAATAACCGAAGAATTCACCGAAGTTTCTGCCTCAGAAGGTCTAGAAGTTTTTATTTCACAAGGAAGCGATTTTGACATTGCTGTAGAAGCAGATGAAAATATCATAGACCTCATAGGTACCGATATCAAAAACGGTAAATTAAAAATTCATTGTGTAGAGAACATTGGTCGTGCCACCAAAAAGATATTCGTTACCATGCCCAACGTCACAGGGCTTTATGCTTCAAGTGGTGCACACTTAACTACCGAAAATAAAATTAAATCGGACAAGTTGGAGATAGATGCAAGTAGCGGTGCCATATTAAATGCCATGGTACAAGCTAACAATATGGATATAGACGCTAGCAGCGGTGCCAATATTTCACTTGAGGGCAATGCTAATGAAGTATATGTAGATGCCAGTAGCGGATCTAATGTTAGGGCAAATGATTTAGCAACCTCAAACGCTAATGCCGATGCCAGTAGTGGTGCCAATATTAGCATTGATGTAAAAGACAATTTAACTGCTGAAGCCTCTAGCGGTGGCAATATTTCTTATAAAGGAGACCCAACGGTTCAGAAGAATAAATCGGTTTCCGGCAGTGTTCACAAGTACTAA